In Blautia sp. SC05B48, a single genomic region encodes these proteins:
- a CDS encoding Z1 domain-containing protein has translation MQYLKTYLKKITDRGNTKLAESIEKTANDVGNKHIKTFSFSSHEIGLLLGNVQSGKTGQMFGIICKAADLGFPVFVLLTTDNVVLQQQTLDRVKTDLDGFCICGENDAALFNENSLMDPVIIVLKKNVRMLKLWANILNSTGFMKGNPLFIIDDEADAASLNTLVNRNWQSSINKYLDSIKNGASSSLYLQVTGTPQAIFLQTLASGWHPYFTYYFQPGDAYLGGDFFFPSSGKPDCVSFLEKLKMPMREVVVRHLLVSAQILLSGGKVSNCLFHPSVRVAVHKKIEGDIQKELKWCIENLDAELKNELSRQYADMNPSRSQKCSLEDLYAKVKEILTGNQFRVLVMNGKNDVESSDYEAGCNFVVGGNTLGRGVTFPGLQTIYYTRTSKKPQADTMWQHSRMFGYDRDPGMMKVYIDENLYKLFADINATNNSIIAQVEKGIEDVKIYYPEGLNPTRKNVLDNDHVEIISGGTNYYPFNPDNDSIEDISKLLEAFSETEPYYQVSLRLMKEILAHIIPSPDFKLQAFCSVIDTILSEHPTGQGILIIRRERNVAQGTGALLSPNDWQLGGTFTDKVVLTMYQITGTKGWGGKKLWVPNIKLPSNTMYYDVIEEDA, from the coding sequence ATGCAGTATTTGAAAACCTACCTTAAAAAAATAACTGATAGAGGAAATACAAAACTTGCAGAATCTATTGAAAAAACAGCAAATGATGTTGGAAATAAGCATATAAAAACATTTTCTTTTTCCAGTCATGAAATTGGTCTGTTGCTGGGAAATGTTCAATCCGGTAAAACTGGACAGATGTTTGGAATTATATGCAAGGCGGCAGATTTAGGATTTCCGGTATTTGTTTTACTGACCACAGACAATGTTGTTCTTCAGCAGCAGACTCTGGATCGAGTAAAAACAGATCTTGATGGATTCTGTATTTGCGGAGAAAATGATGCGGCACTTTTCAATGAAAACAGTCTGATGGATCCTGTAATTATTGTATTAAAGAAGAATGTGCGGATGCTGAAATTGTGGGCGAATATTCTTAATTCAACAGGTTTTATGAAAGGAAATCCGCTGTTCATCATTGATGATGAGGCTGATGCGGCTTCATTAAATACGTTGGTCAACAGAAACTGGCAGTCTTCAATTAATAAATATCTGGACAGCATAAAAAATGGTGCATCAAGCAGTTTATATCTGCAGGTGACAGGAACGCCGCAGGCAATCTTTTTACAGACGCTTGCATCTGGATGGCATCCATATTTTACATATTATTTTCAGCCGGGAGATGCTTATCTTGGAGGTGATTTTTTCTTCCCTTCAAGTGGAAAGCCGGACTGTGTATCATTTTTGGAAAAGCTTAAAATGCCTATGAGAGAAGTGGTTGTAAGACATCTGTTGGTGTCTGCTCAGATTCTTTTGTCAGGCGGTAAAGTATCTAACTGCTTGTTTCATCCGAGCGTAAGGGTAGCTGTACATAAGAAGATTGAAGGAGATATACAGAAGGAACTAAAATGGTGTATTGAAAATCTTGATGCAGAATTAAAGAATGAATTAAGCAGACAGTACGCAGATATGAATCCGTCAAGATCTCAAAAGTGTTCTTTGGAAGACTTGTATGCTAAAGTTAAAGAAATATTAACTGGAAATCAGTTCAGAGTTCTTGTTATGAATGGAAAAAATGATGTGGAGAGTTCAGATTATGAAGCTGGCTGCAATTTCGTTGTTGGCGGAAATACATTGGGCCGTGGCGTAACATTTCCGGGATTACAGACTATTTACTATACGAGAACGAGTAAAAAACCGCAGGCAGATACAATGTGGCAGCACAGCAGGATGTTTGGATATGATCGTGATCCGGGCATGATGAAGGTTTACATTGATGAAAATCTGTATAAATTGTTTGCAGATATAAACGCTACCAATAATTCTATAATTGCACAGGTTGAAAAGGGCATTGAGGATGTGAAGATATATTATCCAGAGGGGCTTAATCCAACACGTAAAAATGTATTGGATAATGACCACGTGGAAATTATTTCAGGAGGAACAAATTATTATCCGTTTAATCCTGATAATGATTCTATTGAAGATATATCAAAACTTCTGGAGGCATTTTCTGAAACAGAGCCGTATTATCAGGTGAGTCTTCGTCTAATGAAAGAAATATTGGCACATATTATTCCGAGTCCTGATTTTAAACTCCAGGCATTTTGCTCTGTTATAGATACTATTTTGTCAGAGCATCCGACAGGACAGGGAATTTTGATTATACGCCGGGAAAGAAATGTTGCTCAGGGTACAGGTGCATTGTTGTCACCTAATGATTGGCAGCTGGGTGGAACTTTTACAGATAAAGTGGTTCTGACAATGTATCAGATAACTGGAACAAAAGGATGGGGCGGAAAGAAACTCTGGGTTCCGAATATAAAATTGCCGAGTAATACAATGTATTATGATGTCATTGAGGAGGATGCTTGA
- a CDS encoding restriction endonuclease PLD domain-containing protein, with protein MSGDLKYPDGIAGKILFDPIKEGVDRLCILTAEATPSMASWLLKSYEELGISDVTVKLIIGDTLNKGIDKGSHESFKELHGTRYSDTWGNFSCSYLTYPPAFENSSYYIWLNGDTPVRAYKISGPFTQQYLLHDDKENVNETDAVRAYGIYTDAEKRTMYCTYAEVDEYVVLRSAEDTTREQMETDAENCVHLSLLARGGETGTRSGLNWGQRNKRNRNEAYIPLPSHIAKSGFFPLDKQHFLVVTDDHHTLQLRVEQQNDKAITTPASNALLGEYFRNRLGLCNGAYVKKDDLLAYGRTDVTFYKIDEEQYYMDFSVEEK; from the coding sequence ATGAGCGGTGATTTAAAATATCCGGATGGAATTGCAGGAAAAATTCTGTTTGATCCAATAAAAGAGGGCGTAGACAGGCTGTGTATTTTAACAGCAGAAGCTACACCGAGTATGGCTTCATGGCTGCTAAAAAGCTATGAGGAACTTGGAATTTCCGATGTGACAGTTAAATTGATTATCGGTGATACTTTGAATAAGGGAATAGATAAAGGATCTCATGAAAGTTTTAAGGAACTGCATGGAACCAGATATTCAGATACATGGGGGAATTTTTCATGTAGTTATTTGACATATCCGCCAGCATTTGAAAATAGCAGCTATTATATTTGGTTGAATGGAGACACACCGGTAAGGGCGTATAAGATTTCAGGACCTTTTACGCAGCAATATCTTTTGCATGATGATAAAGAGAATGTAAATGAGACGGATGCTGTTCGGGCGTATGGAATATATACAGATGCCGAGAAAAGGACGATGTATTGTACATATGCAGAAGTAGATGAATATGTTGTTTTGCGGTCAGCAGAAGATACGACAAGGGAACAAATGGAAACAGATGCTGAGAATTGTGTGCATTTGTCACTCTTGGCACGAGGCGGAGAAACTGGAACTAGATCTGGATTAAACTGGGGACAGAGGAATAAAAGAAACAGAAATGAGGCTTATATTCCGTTGCCATCGCATATTGCGAAATCTGGATTTTTCCCGTTGGATAAACAGCATTTTTTAGTAGTTACAGATGATCATCACACGTTACAGCTGAGAGTAGAACAGCAGAATGATAAAGCAATTACTACTCCTGCCAGTAATGCGTTGTTGGGAGAATATTTTAGAAACCGGCTTGGATTATGCAATGGAGCATATGTCAAAAAAGATGATCTTTTGGCGTATGGAAGAACAGATGTGACTTTTTACAAGATAGATGAAGAACAGTACTATATGGACTTTTCTGTTGAAGAAAAGTGA
- a CDS encoding DNA cytosine methyltransferase — protein sequence MQYRLGELFCGPGGIAWGATHADIGNSDYSIVHQWANDYDANTCETYRHNICPDAPQTVYHEDIRKFDMSKLAPIDALAFGFPCNDYSVVGEQKGMDGVYGPLYSYGVTALKRFKPQWFLAENVGGLRNANDGTAFTKILTELRDAGYTITPHLYKFEEYGIPQARHRIIIVGIRNDINVTYHVPSPEPYSEIDNTCRNAIQNPPIPADAPNNEATRQSATVVERLRHIRPGENAFTADLPPELQLNIKGARISQIYKRLDPEKPSYTVTGSGGGGTHIYHWEEPRALTNRERARLQTFPDTYEFQGTKESVRKQIGMAVPCRGAQIIFEAILKSFADIDYPSVEANINE from the coding sequence ATGCAATACAGATTAGGAGAATTATTTTGTGGTCCAGGCGGAATTGCATGGGGAGCTACCCACGCTGATATAGGCAATTCCGATTATTCAATTGTACATCAATGGGCCAATGATTATGATGCAAATACTTGCGAAACATACCGGCACAATATCTGCCCTGATGCACCACAAACAGTTTACCATGAAGATATCCGTAAATTCGATATGAGCAAGCTGGCACCAATCGACGCCCTGGCCTTCGGCTTCCCCTGTAATGATTACAGCGTTGTAGGAGAACAGAAAGGAATGGACGGTGTATATGGACCATTATATTCTTACGGAGTAACAGCTCTGAAAAGATTTAAACCACAATGGTTTCTTGCGGAAAATGTTGGTGGTTTGCGTAATGCTAACGACGGCACGGCTTTCACCAAAATCTTAACAGAACTCCGTGATGCCGGATACACGATTACTCCGCATCTTTATAAATTTGAAGAATATGGTATTCCTCAGGCACGTCATAGAATTATTATTGTCGGCATCCGCAATGACATTAATGTAACCTATCACGTCCCTTCTCCTGAACCATATAGTGAGATAGACAACACATGCAGAAATGCTATTCAAAACCCGCCAATCCCTGCAGATGCACCAAACAATGAAGCTACGCGACAGTCAGCGACCGTAGTTGAACGTCTCAGACATATTCGTCCTGGTGAAAATGCATTTACAGCGGATCTTCCGCCTGAATTACAGCTTAACATTAAAGGTGCCCGAATCAGCCAGATTTACAAAAGACTGGATCCAGAAAAGCCATCTTATACAGTAACCGGAAGCGGCGGCGGCGGAACCCACATTTACCACTGGGAAGAACCAAGAGCATTAACCAACCGCGAACGTGCCAGACTCCAGACATTCCCAGATACTTATGAATTTCAGGGAACCAAGGAAAGTGTACGTAAACAGATTGGAATGGCAGTTCCTTGTCGTGGAGCTCAGATAATCTTTGAAGCGATTCTTAAAAGTTTCGCAGATATTGATTATCCATCTGTCGAAGCTAATATCAATGAATAA
- a CDS encoding helix-turn-helix domain-containing protein: protein MPNLGQFIKSKRESSGLSLKKLSSATGISDTEILKIENGTRKKPSWEHLCKIAKALNFHPFEVLLSAGYISENDIHPPLLISGLEDLNEQQLNTVQLFVNFIKTQEKTCLND from the coding sequence ATGCCCAATTTAGGCCAATTTATAAAATCCAAAAGAGAATCTTCCGGATTATCTTTAAAAAAATTAAGTTCCGCAACTGGAATCAGCGACACTGAAATATTAAAAATTGAAAACGGTACCCGCAAGAAACCAAGCTGGGAACATCTTTGTAAAATTGCAAAGGCATTAAATTTTCACCCATTTGAGGTTTTGCTTAGTGCTGGGTACATATCAGAAAATGATATTCATCCACCATTATTGATCAGCGGACTGGAAGATCTGAATGAGCAACAACTCAATACAGTTCAACTGTTCGTTAACTTTATCAAAACACAGGAAAAGACCTGTCTGAACGATTAA
- a CDS encoding HNH endonuclease — protein sequence MANRNGVKWSREETILAYELYCRTPFSKISQSNPEIKKLAELLGRTPGSVGLKMHNLAHYDPELKKRNVTAMAHGSKLDGEIFSEFCNDWTELSYQAQEIRARMQNVEVREIIDVGDIDDIPPGEYKERVMKKRVGQYFFRMAVLSSYGNKCCITGMSKSSLLIASHIKPWNVCDEKTERTNPCNGLCLNSLHDKAFDRGLITLDSKLRLIVSKEMKNAEMDKQTRDWFYGYEGTQINLPDKFLPGKSFLEYHNDVVFLG from the coding sequence ATGGCAAATCGGAATGGAGTAAAATGGAGCCGGGAAGAAACGATTTTAGCATATGAATTGTATTGTCGAACACCATTTAGTAAAATTAGCCAGTCAAATCCAGAAATAAAAAAGCTTGCAGAACTTTTAGGTAGAACGCCTGGATCTGTAGGATTAAAGATGCATAATTTAGCGCATTATGATCCGGAATTAAAAAAAAGAAATGTTACAGCAATGGCACATGGCAGTAAACTGGATGGAGAAATATTTAGCGAATTTTGCAATGATTGGACAGAACTATCATATCAGGCTCAGGAAATTCGAGCAAGAATGCAAAATGTAGAAGTTAGGGAAATTATTGATGTGGGAGATATTGATGATATTCCACCGGGAGAATATAAAGAGCGAGTAATGAAGAAGCGTGTTGGACAATATTTTTTCAGAATGGCTGTTTTAAGCTCATACGGAAATAAATGCTGTATAACAGGAATGTCAAAATCATCTTTGTTAATTGCGAGTCATATTAAACCTTGGAATGTTTGTGATGAAAAAACTGAAAGAACAAATCCATGTAATGGATTGTGTTTAAATTCATTACATGATAAGGCCTTTGATAGAGGTTTAATAACGTTAGACAGTAAATTAAGGCTGATAGTTTCTAAAGAAATGAAAAATGCTGAAATGGATAAGCAAACAAGAGATTGGTTCTATGGGTATGAAGGTACACAAATCAATCTTCCAGATAAATTTTTGCCCGGTAAATCATTTCTTGAATATCACAATGATGTAGTCTTTTTGGGGTAA
- a CDS encoding AIPR family protein codes for MDRIVQSYMDSFLKSQDIVEKNQSKQFEMFSSYCAIEQMYSENFNPIDVVIGDGDDCGIDAIAILVNGLLITSKEEIDDLLEINKKLSEINFVFVQAKTSSNFDYGDMGTFGTGVKDFFSDSPQMRRNEAIIEKSKIVEYIFSKATYIKKKPVCYLYYITTGKWVNDQNCVGRMELVKSDLLDLNIFSNVVYIPVGADLLQKYYRNTIDVIETEIEFSNKILLPEIPGVTQSYLGYIDSESYLKLITGENGEIRKSVFYDNVRDFQGDNPVNHEMSESLRTDSQKFVLLNNGVTVICKELSNIGNKFTLTDYQIVNGCQTSHVIFNNKDDIINGLQLPIKLIETEDDETVNRIIKATNRQTEVSDEQLIALNEFHRKLEAFYGTFTGANRLYYERRSKQYNYGTDIEKVRIVSISTQIKAVASMFYDKPHLASRYYGRLLKAIDGIFNEGHQLLPYYTCAFTLYRLEFLFRNKSIPAQYRKFKYFILMLIKYDLADDKIPEMNANKMNKFCEKILVIASDNSKLTDEVNKLTQLIDKHVTDITSAESTKTATLVENLKTEFVIK; via the coding sequence ATGGATAGAATTGTACAGAGCTATATGGATTCTTTTTTAAAATCGCAGGATATAGTTGAAAAAAATCAAAGCAAACAATTTGAAATGTTTTCTTCATATTGCGCTATAGAACAAATGTATTCAGAAAATTTTAACCCGATAGATGTTGTAATAGGAGATGGTGATGATTGTGGAATAGATGCAATTGCAATATTAGTGAATGGATTGCTGATTACATCAAAAGAGGAAATAGATGATTTGCTTGAGATTAATAAGAAATTATCCGAAATAAATTTTGTTTTTGTACAGGCAAAAACATCATCAAATTTTGACTATGGTGATATGGGAACTTTTGGAACTGGAGTAAAAGATTTCTTTTCAGACAGTCCACAAATGCGAAGAAATGAGGCTATAATTGAAAAAAGTAAAATCGTTGAATATATTTTTTCAAAGGCTACATATATAAAGAAGAAACCTGTATGTTATTTGTATTATATAACCACAGGAAAATGGGTTAATGATCAGAATTGCGTGGGGAGAATGGAGCTTGTCAAAAGTGACTTATTAGACTTGAATATTTTTAGCAATGTAGTATATATTCCGGTTGGTGCTGATTTATTGCAGAAATATTATAGAAACACAATAGATGTGATTGAAACAGAAATAGAATTTAGTAATAAAATTCTTTTGCCAGAAATACCTGGAGTTACTCAGTCGTATTTAGGATATATTGATAGTGAATCTTATTTGAAACTTATTACAGGAGAAAATGGAGAAATACGTAAAAGTGTGTTTTATGACAATGTAAGGGATTTTCAGGGAGATAATCCCGTAAATCATGAAATGTCTGAATCGTTAAGAACAGATTCACAAAAATTCGTTCTTCTTAATAATGGTGTGACTGTAATATGTAAGGAATTGTCGAATATAGGAAATAAATTTACATTGACAGATTATCAGATTGTTAATGGATGTCAAACTAGTCATGTTATATTTAATAATAAAGATGATATAATAAATGGATTGCAGTTACCGATAAAATTAATAGAAACAGAAGATGATGAAACTGTAAACAGAATAATAAAGGCAACAAACCGTCAAACAGAGGTATCTGATGAACAGTTAATAGCATTAAACGAATTTCATAGAAAATTGGAAGCATTTTATGGAACATTTACGGGAGCCAATCGCCTCTATTACGAGAGAAGGTCCAAGCAATATAATTATGGAACAGATATTGAAAAAGTGCGTATTGTTTCTATAAGTACTCAAATTAAAGCGGTTGCATCTATGTTTTACGATAAACCACATTTAGCTAGTAGATATTATGGTCGTTTGTTAAAAGCAATAGATGGAATTTTTAATGAGGGACATCAGCTATTGCCATATTATACTTGTGCATTTACATTATATCGTTTGGAATTTCTATTTAGAAATAAAAGCATTCCTGCGCAATATAGAAAATTTAAATATTTTATATTAATGCTGATTAAATACGATTTAGCTGATGATAAAATTCCTGAAATGAATGCAAATAAGATGAATAAGTTTTGCGAGAAAATTTTAGTTATAGCATCGGATAATTCGAAATTAACAGACGAAGTAAATAAATTAACGCAATTAATTGATAAGCATGTAACAGATATCACTAGTGCAGAATCTACTAAAACAGCTACTTTGGTAGAAAATTTGAAAACGGAATTTGTAATTAAATGA
- a CDS encoding hybrid sensor histidine kinase/response regulator yields MKNYEDKIYSLGETVTGQTQAMSQAVQKTLENNGGVGIMTGSYDQNLSILSVDNLLLHSTGYTFDTFMEQTKGSLRNFFYDEEDILERDRFLQLHGTGEAQILAADGTVNNVRLCKEDATDEAGRQIWVMSVQVNWDHINLALLNEAICSGFWYFDCDENSEIVNANWSHEFRKMLGYHDTLDFPNKLESWSDLLHPQDKERVMVQLQAAIKDKTNQIKYQVEYRMRMKDNQYQWFRASAEVIRRLDGSASRIAGIFINIDGEKKEIMQAQKSAAFHRAFTKADLCEYYVNLEANTFDTFKVEPSLMTVFEQSHTWDELIRHFVDSYVVETDKKAVSSFYDRGYIAERLKGLETELALECRITLNGEERWVRNVVIRGEIEDSEYAMIFLRDITETKVESARHLQMAADNASMEQLIQSIVRLVDRFVVCDLENDRYEFYNLNGQMIYKPLGFYHDFQMQVLEKYKTLEPLEAIDILIAPDNIRKKLKSENDIYKFEYCSLDEKTYKIASYIPLEWKNGKLEKVLLASMDVTQEKKAEIESRQALKEAYRSAENANRAKTEFLSNMSHDIRTPMNAIVGLTAIAGANVESQDRVIECLGKITESSRHLLGLINEVLDMARIESGKMTLAQEDFNLSELVDNLITLTKPVLDEHKHNFDIHINHIEHEAVCGDSLRIQQVFVNLMSNAIKYTPDGGNIIFSIEEKPNGFSELGCYEFTIEDNGIGMSPEFQKIMFEPFSRADDHRTTRVQGTGLGMAISRNIVNLMNGTIKVDSTLHKGTKITVTIYLELQEKEKEQDRDLMNLPVLVVDDDRTCCESTVATLKEIGIMGEWVLSGREAVERCYARHELKDDYFAVILDWKMPEMDGIETARQIRKRIGKEIPIIVLTSYEFSEIEEEAKAAGVDAFIAKPLFRSRLTATLRQFTSGRKEKTARNYLEKLSESDYTGKRILLVEDNELNREIAGEILQMTGAKVETAENGKIAVEKVEASPEGLYDLVFMDIQMPVMNGYEATAAIRSLPGEKGKLPIVAMTANAFAEDVQLAKNTGMNGHIAKPLDMNKLNDVLESWL; encoded by the coding sequence ATGAAAAATTATGAAGACAAAATATATTCCTTAGGTGAGACTGTAACGGGGCAGACACAGGCCATGTCACAGGCCGTACAGAAAACACTGGAAAATAATGGCGGGGTAGGTATAATGACAGGATCTTATGACCAAAACCTGTCTATTTTGTCTGTGGATAATCTGCTGTTGCATAGTACAGGATATACATTCGATACTTTCATGGAACAGACAAAAGGCTCATTGAGAAACTTCTTTTATGACGAGGAAGATATACTGGAGCGAGACCGTTTTTTGCAGCTTCACGGAACAGGGGAAGCACAGATCCTTGCAGCAGACGGTACAGTGAATAATGTACGGCTTTGTAAAGAGGATGCGACAGATGAGGCGGGCAGACAGATCTGGGTTATGTCCGTACAGGTCAACTGGGATCATATAAATTTGGCACTGCTCAATGAGGCTATCTGTTCCGGCTTCTGGTATTTTGACTGTGACGAAAACAGTGAGATTGTGAATGCAAACTGGAGTCATGAATTTCGAAAAATGCTTGGCTATCATGACACCCTGGACTTTCCGAATAAACTGGAATCCTGGTCAGATCTTCTGCATCCACAGGATAAAGAAAGAGTAATGGTGCAGCTTCAGGCGGCAATTAAGGATAAGACGAACCAGATAAAATACCAGGTAGAGTATCGTATGAGAATGAAGGATAATCAATACCAGTGGTTTCGGGCATCGGCAGAAGTAATACGCCGTCTGGATGGTTCTGCCAGCAGGATTGCCGGGATTTTTATTAACATTGATGGGGAGAAAAAAGAAATCATGCAGGCACAAAAATCTGCTGCTTTCCACCGGGCTTTTACGAAAGCAGATTTGTGCGAGTATTATGTGAATCTGGAAGCGAATACTTTTGATACCTTTAAGGTTGAACCGTCCCTGATGACCGTCTTTGAACAGAGTCATACGTGGGATGAATTGATCCGGCATTTTGTGGATTCCTATGTTGTGGAGACAGATAAGAAGGCGGTATCCTCTTTTTACGACCGTGGTTATATTGCAGAAAGGCTGAAGGGGCTGGAAACCGAATTGGCTTTAGAGTGCCGTATCACTCTGAATGGAGAAGAACGATGGGTCCGCAATGTGGTCATACGTGGCGAAATAGAGGATTCAGAATATGCCATGATCTTTCTGCGTGATATCACAGAGACAAAGGTAGAGAGCGCACGGCATCTGCAGATGGCAGCAGATAATGCTTCCATGGAGCAGCTGATCCAGAGCATAGTGCGTCTGGTTGACCGCTTTGTTGTCTGTGATCTGGAAAATGACAGATATGAATTCTACAATCTGAATGGACAGATGATATATAAACCTCTGGGATTTTATCATGATTTTCAGATGCAGGTTCTTGAAAAATATAAGACACTGGAACCATTGGAAGCTATAGATATCCTGATAGCCCCGGATAATATTCGGAAAAAACTGAAAAGTGAAAATGATATTTATAAGTTTGAGTATTGCAGCCTGGATGAAAAGACTTATAAAATCGCTTCTTATATTCCCTTGGAATGGAAGAATGGAAAGCTGGAAAAGGTATTGCTGGCATCCATGGATGTGACACAGGAGAAGAAAGCAGAGATTGAATCCCGTCAGGCACTGAAAGAGGCTTACCGGTCCGCAGAAAATGCAAATCGTGCGAAAACAGAATTCCTTTCCAATATGTCCCATGATATCCGGACACCAATGAATGCGATTGTGGGTCTGACAGCAATCGCAGGAGCAAATGTTGAGAGCCAGGACAGAGTCATTGAATGCCTCGGCAAGATCACAGAATCAAGCCGCCATCTGCTGGGGCTGATCAATGAAGTATTGGATATGGCACGCATTGAAAGTGGAAAAATGACACTGGCACAGGAAGATTTCAATCTGTCAGAGCTGGTAGATAATCTTATTACACTTACGAAACCGGTGCTTGATGAACATAAACATAATTTTGATATACACATCAATCATATTGAACATGAGGCTGTCTGTGGTGACAGCTTGAGGATTCAGCAGGTATTTGTGAATCTGATGAGTAATGCGATCAAGTATACACCGGATGGCGGGAATATTATTTTTTCCATAGAGGAAAAGCCAAATGGATTTTCAGAACTTGGATGCTATGAATTTACGATTGAGGATAATGGGATCGGTATGTCACCGGAATTCCAGAAAATCATGTTTGAGCCGTTCAGCCGCGCGGATGACCACCGGACAACCAGAGTCCAGGGAACTGGTCTGGGAATGGCAATCAGCAGAAATATTGTGAACCTGATGAATGGCACTATTAAAGTGGACAGTACCTTGCACAAGGGAACTAAAATCACAGTAACAATTTATCTGGAGCTTCAGGAAAAAGAAAAAGAACAGGACAGAGATCTGATGAATCTGCCGGTCCTGGTTGTGGATGATGATAGGACATGCTGTGAAAGTACAGTTGCAACATTAAAGGAAATCGGTATTATGGGTGAATGGGTTCTCTCTGGCAGGGAAGCGGTTGAGCGCTGTTATGCACGGCATGAGTTGAAAGATGATTACTTTGCTGTTATTTTAGACTGGAAGATGCCGGAGATGGATGGTATAGAAACTGCCAGACAGATCCGGAAACGGATAGGAAAAGAGATCCCCATCATTGTACTGACATCCTATGAATTCAGCGAAATTGAAGAAGAAGCAAAGGCTGCAGGTGTAGATGCTTTTATTGCAAAACCGCTGTTCCGTTCCAGGCTGACGGCAACACTGCGGCAGTTTACTTCAGGAAGAAAAGAAAAAACAGCAAGAAATTATCTGGAGAAGCTGTCAGAATCAGACTACACGGGAAAAAGGATTCTGCTGGTTGAGGATAATGAGTTGAACAGAGAAATTGCTGGTGAAATTTTGCAGATGACAGGTGCAAAAGTGGAAACGGCAGAAAATGGGAAAATTGCAGTTGAAAAAGTGGAAGCTTCTCCGGAAGGATTGTATGATCTTGTTTTTATGGATATCCAAATGCCTGTCATGAATGGTTATGAGGCAACTGCAGCAATCAGGAGCCTTCCGGGTGAAAAGGGAAAACTGCCTATTGTTGCCATGACTGCCAATGCTTTTGCAGAAGATGTACAGCTGGCCAAAAATACAGGCATGAATGGACATATCGCGAAACCGCTGGATATGAATAAGCTGAATGATGTTCTGGAAAGCTGGCTGTAA